One part of the Prinia subflava isolate CZ2003 ecotype Zambia unplaced genomic scaffold, Cam_Psub_1.2 scaffold_88_NEW, whole genome shotgun sequence genome encodes these proteins:
- the LOC134546455 gene encoding uncharacterized protein LOC134546455, whose product MVITVDLSNISQDLTVYHVGLDKKTYLPLNPMMNPIQVVILLMLNSLAAAWIIPQPRQNVWVTLAQTLQQENICLSTAAAKNPMSTCLVGIPLQAGEFPAGLDKYRSNEIPEAHTPQPHKDHQKQDVFAMNPLAEWVQGLPRVAHEPQELELLGSSPATYCIHFSVIPKPSSTDEYHLIRQFRGEFTAKRWCHNISHIASDNPSHSKPRSLPRGLFLVCGDRAWAGIPSRLFGGPCTIGRLSVLTPNQTLIREWTHKNKSADKIQKRSADNLDPNCNSDIFHWAKSKRVAVSLFLPWVAAAKALGELGQLECWVVKQANLTSIAISSLLEDEEITRQATIQNRAAIDYLLLLHGHECQEFEGLCCMNLSSKAPNIHAALRSMNNMIGQVKQESEDWIKELFKGWGLTGW is encoded by the exons atggttataacagttgacctgtctaacatctcacaggacctgacggtttaccacgtgggattggaca agaaaacctacctcccactcaaccctatgatgaaccccatccaagttgtcatcctgctaatgctgaacagtctggcagctgcatggatcatccctcagccacgtcagaacgtctgggtaaccctggcacagacacttcagcaagaaaacatatgtttgtccactgcagcagctaagaatcctatgtctacctgtctggtaggaattcctttgcaggctggagaatttccagcaggcttggacaaatacaggtccaacgaaattccagaggcacacaccccacaaccacacaaagatcatcagAAGCAAGACGTGTttgccatgaaccccttagcggaatgggtgcagggtttgcccagggtagctcatgaaccccaggagttagaactattgggttcctcccctgccacatactgcatccatttctctgtcatcccaaaaccctctagcactgacgagtaccaccttataaggcagttccggggagaatttactgcaaagaggtggtgtcataatataagccacattgcatcagacaacccatcccactccaaacccaggagcctccctagaggattgttcttggtttgtggggatcgggcatgggcaggaattccatcccggcttttcggagggccatgtaccatagggcgattgtccgtgttgacacccaaccaaactttaattcgtgaatggacacacaaaaacaaatcggctgacaaaattcaaaaaaggagtgctgacaatttggacccaaattgtaattcagacatttttcattgggcaaagtcaaaaagagttgctgtatccctgtttcttccgtgggtagcagcagccaaagctctaggtgaattgggccaactagagtgctgggtggtcaagcaggctaatttaacatctatcgccatcagctccctcctagaagacgaggagattaccagacaggccacgATCCAGAACCGTGCTGCTATCGATTATCTCTTGCTAttacatggacatgaatgccaggaatttgaaggactctgttgcatgaatttgtcctcaaaggctccaaacatccatgctgccctccgaagcatgaacaacatgatcggacaagtgaagcaagaatcagaagattggatcaaggaactgttcaagggctggggactcACTGGGTGGTag